In Mycolicibacterium aubagnense, the DNA window TGGGCGCGCAGCACGCCCGCGAAGTAGCGGAAGTGGTCGACGGCCAGCGGGATGTCGGCGTTCAGGGTCTCGCGGACCGGCTTGCCGTTGTCCCAGGACTCGGCGACGGCGATGGCCTCGAGGTTCTGCTCCATGCGGTCGGCGATCAGGTTGAGCACCCGGGCCCGCGCGGCCGGCGCGGTCTTGCCCCAGGCGGGGGCGGCGGCGTGTGCGGCATCCAGCGCCTTCTCGATGTCGGATTCGTCCGAGCGGGCAATCTCGATGAACACCTCACCCGTCACCGGGGTACGGTTCTCGAAGTAGCGTCCGGCAGCCGGTGCCACCCATTCGCCGCCGATGAAGTTGTCGTAGCGGGCCGGGTAGGTCATCACCGAACCCTCGGCACCGGGACGCGCGTAAACAGTCATGGGTTCACTCCTCGCAGTGGGTCAAACACAAATGTGCTGCTGGTCACTCACGGTACGCAAAAGTGGGTTGCAACACAGTTGCATCATTCGATGCGGCGGAGCCGGGACCCGATCAGCCGAGGTCGGCGTCGAGTCCCGCCAGGTGTCCGACGGCCTGCGCCCGCACCACGGCGTCGGCCGACGGGTGGTTGCGCAGCAACTGCCAGCCGTGCCGGTCGTCGCGGCCGTCGGGCAGCGCCAGCCACCGGCGCAAAAGACCGACCTGTCCCGCCGCGGACGCCGACAGCACCGCGGTGCGCAGACTCTCCCCCAGCTCGGTGCGCAACCGGGCGATGGCCGGCGACACCGACTGCGGCAGCAGCGCACCCGAGTAGTGGGACAGGGCGGTGTCGACGTCACCGCGGTGCAACGCGGCGAAGACGTCGGCGACATCGCTCTCGATGGAGGTGAGCAGCCGGTACGGGCGCGACGCCAGATACTGCGCACCGATGACCCGACGCAGCCGGGACATCTCGACCCGGATGGTCACCGCGTCGAGGTCGTTGTCGTCCAACAACATTGCGAGATGGTCGGCGCTCAGGCCCTCGGGATGGCGGCTCAGCAGGACCAGGATGTCGGCATGCCGCCCGCTGAGCGTGTGTTGGTGGGGTTGCCCGTCGTCGCCGGTGGCGACCCAGCGCGGACGGTCGCCGCCCAGCACCGTCAGGCGCGGCTCCGCCGCCGCGACGGAGGCCGGTTGCAGCAGCCGTTGCAGGGCCAGATGATTCTCGATCGCCATCACCGTGGCGCGCACCAGGCTCAGGGTCTGCGCGGAGGCGATCTGACTGCCGCCGGTCAGGTCGACGCAGCCGATGAGCTCGCCTGTCGTCGGATCGTGCACCGGCACCGCCGTGCAGGTCCACGGCTGCACCAGGCGGGCGAAATGCTCCGAGCCGTGGATCTGCAGTTCGCGGTCCAGGGCCAGCGCGGTGCCCGGGGCGTTGGTGCCGGCGCTGTGCTCGCTCCAGTTGGCGCCCGGCACGAAGTTCATGGCCTCGCCCTTGCCGAGGGCCGTCTTGTCGCCCTCCACCCACAGCAGGGTCCCGTCGGCCGCGGCCACCGCCACCATGACGCCGCTGTCCCTGGCATCTTCGACCAGCAGCTTGCGGATCACCGGCAACGCGGCCGCGATCGGTTGTTCGGCACGGAGCTGGTCCAGGGTCTTCGGCACGACGGGCGTGTACTGGGCACCGCCGAGGTCCGGGTCCACCCCGGTGGCCAGGCTCCGGCGCCAGCTGTCGGCGATGATGGGCCGGACCGCCGACGGATCGAGGTGCTGCGCGTCGATTTCACCGGTGACGAACCGCTGGTGTACCGCGCGCAGCGTGAAGCCGGCCGGCGACCCCTCGGTGCGGCTGGTTCCCACGACACTCACACTCCTCGCAGGTCGGATACACACCTGCGTCGCCGCCAGGGTAGTCGACCTGGGTGTTCCAGGACACAAGTTGGGTCCTGGACCGCGACGATGACTGTGTGGTCCCGCCCCCGGCTCTCCTCCAGGGGCAGGACCACACAGGGCTTTCGGTGGGCTAGAAAACCCAGTCGCCGGCGGCGCGACGGTCGGTCGCCGCGACGTCGTCGGCACCGTCGCGGACCGCGTTGCCGAGGCTGTGCAGGATCTCGTTGAGGGCGGCCGCCGACTGGTTCCATCTGGCCTGCTCGGCCTGGAACGCCTCGGCCGCCTCGCGCGTCCACGACTGCTGCAGTGGCGCGACCAGGTGCCGGAGTTCTTCCAATGACGTGTTCATCCGCGCCGACGTGGCATGGATTTGTTGGCGGACGGTGAATTCGATCTCGCCGAAGTGGTAGGACAGTGCCGATTGCATATGCCTGGTCCCGTCAGATCGTGTGGCCGGTGGCGCCGATGCGCTGGGCGTGGGCGTCGGCAGCCTGGCTCAGTACTGCGGCATTGGACCGGATGGTCTCGGCGATGCGCTGAAGCGAGGCATGCAGTTTCATCGACTCGCCGTTCCACCGGTTGACCACGTCCTGGAATCGGGTTGCCGCGACGCCACCCCACACCGTCGGCGGGATGGCCGTCATCTGGCCGATGAAGTTGCCGAGCATGGCCCGGATCTCCTCGTTGCGGACCTCCACCTTCCCCGCGATGCCCGTCATCAGGTCGAAATCCGTAGTGAGAGTGCCACTTTCCGGAGCTGTCATGATTTCCTCTCCATTGGGTTTGACTGTA includes these proteins:
- a CDS encoding WXG100 family type VII secretion target, with product MQSALSYHFGEIEFTVRQQIHATSARMNTSLEELRHLVAPLQQSWTREAAEAFQAEQARWNQSAAALNEILHSLGNAVRDGADDVAATDRRAAGDWVF
- a CDS encoding WXG100 family type VII secretion target, which encodes MTAPESGTLTTDFDLMTGIAGKVEVRNEEIRAMLGNFIGQMTAIPPTVWGGVAATRFQDVVNRWNGESMKLHASLQRIAETIRSNAAVLSQAADAHAQRIGATGHTI
- a CDS encoding GAF domain-containing protein, with translation MGTSRTEGSPAGFTLRAVHQRFVTGEIDAQHLDPSAVRPIIADSWRRSLATGVDPDLGGAQYTPVVPKTLDQLRAEQPIAAALPVIRKLLVEDARDSGVMVAVAAADGTLLWVEGDKTALGKGEAMNFVPGANWSEHSAGTNAPGTALALDRELQIHGSEHFARLVQPWTCTAVPVHDPTTGELIGCVDLTGGSQIASAQTLSLVRATVMAIENHLALQRLLQPASVAAAEPRLTVLGGDRPRWVATGDDGQPHQHTLSGRHADILVLLSRHPEGLSADHLAMLLDDNDLDAVTIRVEMSRLRRVIGAQYLASRPYRLLTSIESDVADVFAALHRGDVDTALSHYSGALLPQSVSPAIARLRTELGESLRTAVLSASAAGQVGLLRRWLALPDGRDDRHGWQLLRNHPSADAVVRAQAVGHLAGLDADLG